The genomic DNA CAAGGCCCTTGCGGCGGCCAAGCTGGAGAGGACGATCGAGAGAGAGCTTCTTGAAAGACTGCGACAAGGCGCGTACGGAGACCAGCCCCTCAACTGCAATGCGACTATCTGGAAGAAGGTGCTCAATGCTCTTGAGAACGAGGGCGAGGGCACCCGCGATAAGGACATGGACAAGGGtattgaggatgatgatgagtccgagaaggagatggaggaggagctggaagaggaggacgaggaagaggacggaAACGTCGAGTATGTTTCTGACTTTGATGAAAGCGACGAAGAACTCGCGGATATCGAGGACTGGTTGGGCagcgaggaagacgatgatgccgaagacgatgacgatgatgaggatgacagtgaggaggacgacgaggaggaggtcaagaagaaggccggtGATAAGCGGAAGAGAGGTCGGGCCGTCAAGCCATCGGCACgcaagaggaaggagatcgaggtggagagagagacagagcGGTCCAAGCTCCTTGCTTTCTAGATATGGGAATGGACGGCAGGATGGAAAAGAGCTTTACTCGGCGTTTATGGGTTGTTCCTCATGGCTGGCAAGATGGGTTGCCAGGTGTCTTTATGTAATACCGACTTGGACTGGGTATATAGAGCCCGTGCATTATCAGCAAGCGATTCACCatgtggtgttgattgtATATCTACAGTACTGTATCGTTCGTTGTGAGCTTCCCAGTCGCAGCCTTGTAAGTGCATTGACACGTCAAGCCAGCTGTTCGGCTATAAGTGGGGCAGACGAGGCTTGTTGGAATGCCCGGTGAGTGGTTTGAAACACTGCGACACTGCACAAGCGCTGAAACCAAGTCGGTCTGGGATTGCCACTCACTCTCCCAGCTTTCTTCCTACAACTCTTCCAACTTTGAACAACCTGACAACCGGCCCACGACCGCAGAATTCCGCCATCTGAGTAGCACAGCAGGTTGAATGTCAACTACCCCCACGGTATTCTAGACAGCTTAATTCAGtgacctttttctcttctcggcTGGCAACCAAGCAATAATTCGCGACCGCTCATTCGCTCGCGCAACGATTCACACGACAACAACTCGTTTTCCGACCGACCACCAAAGAAAGCTTAATTCAGTGATCGAAAATCGTCCAACATTCCCTACCTCCCAGGGTCACAGTGTAGGAAATAGCGAAAGAAGGAATAGAGCCACCATGGCCTCATGGTACAGCTCCCTCCTGACCAACGCGTCCacaaacatcaccaagctccaGCGAACCTACTTCGCGGGCGAATCCGACGGCGACACCGAAGACGACACGCATGTCTGCCGCGTCTTGAGAAACTACTACACCGAAAAAGGCAGCCCCTTCCCCAGCTGGCTGCCCCCCGACCCGAaggctcctccaccgcaacaACCTGTTttggcgcagcagcagcagggcagATATGGCGGGTTTAACAACCAGGCTGGACCGGGAGGGTCGCAGACGAGATTGAATAGTCTGTGGGATAACAACAAGGGCGGTCAGCAGCAGGGACAGGTTGCGAGCAGTAGGAACCcatttgctgctgggggacAGGCGGTGCAGCAGGATAATAGGCCGCAGGTGCAGAGTTTGAGGACAGGGGGGAGCTatcaggggggtgggaggccGGATGGTATGTCACCCACAGGAAGCGCGGCGAGTGGGACGAGCGCGCAAGAAAAGTTGAAGCAGAggctttgggggggaggtgcaAGGACTACGAGCCCGAATGCGGCGGGGCCTTTCCAACCGCCggctcctcagcagcaacagcaggcgCCACCTCCACAGCAAGGTagacgggggtggggaggggctgctgctccggAGGGGGGGTATTCTAGTAGGCGGGACGAGAGGCCGGTTATGAGTGCGAATGCGCCGTGGGCGGATGGGGGTTTTGATTCTCCttctggcggcggcggcggtggtggtggagggaggagttaTGGTTTGCCGAGCGGACCAAGGGGAGGGTTGCCAAGTGGTCCTCGACCGagatgatgggttggtgcTAGGGAAAGGCCGAAAGCATTGGGATGAATGAATCTTGTAATTGGGTCTGTGGGTCAAGAGTGACAGAGAGGATGCTGGTGTGACGACTCAGATTCCGTGTACAGAGCCGGCCGCGTCCAGTTACGCGGACTACAGTGAAATGCGAACCAAGCCGTTCTCACCAGTGAAAGCCGAGCCATGACTTCAGGGGCTTCGATGTGTTGGAAGACAGCTACAGGGACAGTCGAACATATTACGGGAAAACTTTACTCTCAACAACCGTGTGAACAACGGAGATGATCATTTCAGTAACAAATAGTACAGAAAGCGTTGTCAAGCAGGCGTGTGTTTGATGTATCAGTATGTCCATAGCCGTAAGTCGTGCCTTGATGGCAGCAAATCATCTATTTTACAAAGGCACCGCGAGGATATTCTCTTGAAATTTCTCGGCAAGACTATCACCATGGTCTGTTTGGTGGCAtcagatgacgacgacatgcCCCGAATGGTACGTGTTGAAGGCGAGGGCTGGTTGTGCCTCGGTGATAGCAAGTACCGGTACCTTTTCTTAGCTATTATTAGGTAAGGACCAGCGGCCTATCAAAGTACCGGTACCTTTATCAGGgagcaacccctccaactgCGCGGGGTTGCCTGCCCATCTGGGCGTTCCTTCAACCTTGACAAGCCCCCCAAAGCTTATAAAACACCTCGTGGTCACAGTTCACTACCTACCAGTCCGTCTCCTGCTGACCCCGGGCAAACCATTGCGCATGTGAATCTGTTTTTCGTTCAAAAGATCTAGTACCTGTCTGTTGCGAAATAATTAACCGACCTAGCACACAGCCTCAGCGAGCTAGCTAAGGGAGGGATCCAAgcggttgctgttgctgctttgcGACAATGACCAGGGTTACAAAGATGACGTCGCCGTCATTCCCAAActctcaaccaccatcagcagACTCCCACTCCACCATTTCCatttccacctccacctccacctccaacattTCCCACTCAGAAATCCCTCCGCGTCCGTCTTCTCCCTCAGGAAGCCTCTACGCAATgtccgacgacgaagaatCCGactacaacaccatcacccacacCGAAACCGGCCGCGGCGTGAAGCTCCTCTTTTCAAAGTCCAAAGTCTACGTTCACCCTACACCTTCGGCCAAGGACAATATCCCGGGGTACATTGCCCTCTTGCAGCAAAAAGCCTCCTCCGGCCTTACCCGCCCGACGAGTTCCTCCTCAAAAGCCTCGATTCGCTCCTCGGATTTGCTGCTCGCATGGGTGCCTGAATCTCAACTGGGGGACTCGGCCTCGATTTATGTCAAGGTTGACCTCTGCGATGGGggctcccccccaaaacaatCATACCTGGTGCCGCCTCCCCCGACGGTGACTACCCACCGGGGTTCGGTAGGGAGCTATGCGTTTGCTATTCCCGTGTCGGCAGTGTACTCGCTGCTTGTCCGTCCGCCAagcttggggtggtggtatgGGAGCGTGATTATCAACTCGAGGGCCGGTGATTCTTTTCCGGCCTTGTTTTTTCACGACAATGAATGCCAGAGCACGTTGCTGAAGAGGAAACAGCGGGCTAGGGAGACATTTGATCCTTTTGGCGAAGGAGGGGAAATGttttggggtggggatgaggtgctgaggtggttgaggaggtatGTTGAGATTGAGAGGAGTGCGGCGGAGCCGAATGTGTACTTGGTCGAGCCGAGCCAGGAGGATctggaggggtttggggggaaggTTACTGCCGGTGGGAGGGCAGGGCTGGCGGTAGGGGGTGGGGTGCCTGGACCGTCGAGTTTGAGGGATAGAAGCaaggatggggggatggatCCCTTTACGAAGTTTATCAAAGAGACGGGGTGGAATATTATGGAAAAGTTCAGCAAAGTGACGACTTTTACGAGGCAAGCAGCGCAGGATGTGCTTGATAACCCGAGGATTCCGCCacagatgaggaggttgatgaagaacCCCGAGGTTCAGACGCTGCAGGAGGAGTTTGATAGTGCGAGGATATACCTGGCGAGGTGGGCGATGGGAATTGCGGAACAGAGCGAGAGGGATAGAAGCCAGAGGATATGGActgcgagggaggtgatggagttggaggatACAGATGTCGGAGAGTTTGAGCTGCTGGATAGCACGAATAGTCTCACGCTGGAGCAGATGAGGAAGCCAGTTACGCTGAGCGAGTGGAGGAAGCTTTTCGATCCACGAACTGGACGGTTATCAGTGACGGTGGATGAAGTCAAGGAGAGGGTGTTCCATGGTGGATTGAACCCCGATGATGGCGTGCGCAAGGAGGCTTGGTTGTTCTTGCTTGGTGTGTACGATTGGTATAGTACAGCCGATGAGCGAAAGGCTCAGGCTGCCTCGCTTAGAGATGCGTATATCAAGCTGAAGGGCAGCTGGTGGGAGCGCCAGATCGACcagggcggtgagggtgaagatggagagtggtggagggagcAGCGGGCTAGGATAGAAAAGGATGTCCACCGCACCGACCGCAATGTCCCGATCTTTGCTGGCGAAGacatcccccatcccgaTCCAGAGTCTCCCTTCGCCGAAGTCGGCACCAATGTTCACATGGAGCAACTCAAGGACATGCTCCTCACCTACAACGAATACAACAAAGACCTCGGCTACGTGCAAGGCATGTCGGATCTTCTTGCCCCCATTTACGCCATTCTTCAAGACGACGCCATGGCCTTTTGGGGATTCAAGTGCTTCATGGACAGGATGGAGCGCAACTTTTTGCGTGATCAGTCTGGCATGCGGGCTCAGTTGTTGGCTCTTGACCACCTGGTTCAGTTCATGGACCCCAAGCTGTATGAACACCTCCGTTCGGCGGACAGCACcaactttttcttcttcttccggATGCTGCTCGTGTGGTACAAGCGCGAGTTTGACTGGCCGGATGTGCTGCGGTTGTGGGAGGGTTTGTGGACGGATTATTTGAGCAGTAGCTTTCATCTGTTTGTGGCGCTTGCGATTCTGGAGAAGCACAGGGATGTGATCATGACGCATTTGAAGCATTTTGATGAGGTGTTGAAATATAGTGAGTATTTTATGCCATTCCTCATTTATCCGGAAGATGAACAGCTAACTGTTGTGCTAGTTAATGAACTCTCTGGTACAATGGACCTTGAGTCAACTCTGATCCGCGCAGAAGCTCTGTTCAAGCGGTTCCAGAGGCTagtggaggcggtggacaGGAAGGGTCACTTTCCTGCGCCCAAGAGGGTGCCCACACAGCCAGCAGGAGACGGTACTGCTTCTGGTTCAAATACTGCTGCGACGCCTGCTTCGCCGCAGAGCAACACGAACGCGAATGAACAAAACAGTAACAGCCTGAATAACAATGGAAAGGGTAGGGAACAAGTGGAGAAGGTTATCTCGCCGGAGCTGAGGAagttgttgaagagagagGTGGAAGTGCTGCCTAGACGGGACGTGGCTACGAGTAGCAAGAACGGGGGGAAGTGAtgagtttttgttttttaGTGCTCTGATTGTGGCTTTTGTTTGGAGTTCTGGGACTCGGGAGACGGCAGGTGGGCAATAGGGATACCATTCTGGCGAATTAGGGGGCAAAACTGGAAGtatgggggtttggggagggaacATACCTGGGACCTTGGATGAGGGATTGCATGTTGTTGTGCGAGTTTCGAATTGGTTGTTTAGTATCCTTCGGTGGTATAGTTTATTGCTAGTGAATAACAAGCCAACAGAAAGTACAGCATGTCATACCATCGAGTTCGAATGTCGTTTACCCTCTAAACACATTTCAAGAGGAAAGACGCAAAAAAGTCAACTGCTAACCCTGTCTTTCGTGATGAAAGTTATATTCCAGCTAGGTACCGAAAACCTCAAGATTGATAAACGCCCCTGTTGTCCCCAGGGTCCCAAAAGCAAACCACATCATTAACCATTTCTTTATCCCTTATCCCAATTCATATATGTataacccaaccccaagaaaCTACCAAATAGCAGCCTGATCAAAATCAAACCTCGCCAACTCCCCATTCGCATCTTCCAggtccttcttcgccttcatCCGCATATAAAAAATCGGACAGTCCTTCGAGCTGCAAATCACCTCACAGTGCATGCTCCCCTGACACCTCTGGCACTGTGTCCATAACCGCCCAAATCTCACCTCCAAGTCACTGACCTTGTCCAGCGTCTTCTTGTACAACTCACCCACCCTCGGCGCGTCATCGGCACACACCGCGCCCTGACTCTCTTCTTTCCCTGTCAAGGGTTTCTTGCAACCCATACACGTTTGGGTTTTCTTGGCAAATTTCATGAGACCGCCTACTTTGGGTGCCGCGACGGAGATGGCGCGGGTGTGATCACCTGTCAGCAAGGACTTGGCTTTTGTCTCGCCGAGGATGGGCTCGAAGATGCGGCCGAGGGGTTTGGCGAGCTGATTGTCGAGGTAGTATTTTGTGTCGATGGGGACGTTGTGCTCGAGGACGTAGATCGGGTCTTCGGAGCGTTCGAAATTCTTGGAGCCAGTCGCGCCTTTGACCATGACATAGGCTACACGGTCGCCGAGGGCGGGGGCAGAACCGGCGTCGCGCTTCTTCATGCGGTGGGCGAGCTCGACGTGAGCTTGCTTGGCGGCGTAGTCGTCTTTGGTGAGGGCTTTTGTGATGACGAGCTTGGACATGTCGACGCGGTTTTGAAGGAggtcggcgatggtgtcTTTGACGTATCTAGGGGAAATGAGTATTCCGCAGGGTAAGTGatgagaggaagggggctTACTCTTGAGCTCCAGGGACGTCACGATCGATGAGAATCATGCGGAGGACCTTCTCAATGACGGTTTGCACCAAAAGACAGTTGTCACGACGGACAGTCTCAATACCCTTGGTGTCCATCTTGTCATACTTCTCCGGCTTTGTCCAGTACAGCCCAGCATAACGCTTCTTGTTAATCAGAAGATAGGGAAAGTACACCTTTTCGAACTCGAGCTTGATGGGCTTGATGAACTTGCTAGACACATAATTCGCCGCATCCTCGCCGAGCTTCATGGCCTCGGCCAACTCCTTGGTGCCAAACTTGACCATGACGGAATCAGTATCACCGTAGATGACCTGAGCGTCATGACTGTAGCCATTCTTGATGCAATATCTCTCCTCAACTTCGTGCTTCGTCCTCTCAATCATTTGACGACCGAAAGCGGTGGTACTACTAGCAATCTCCAAGCAGGGGAGTTTGCCGTTGGTGGCACCAGTCAAACCGTAGACGGAGTTTGCACTGATCTTCAAGGCTAATTGACGACCGTTGAGCACAGCCTTTTTGAATGGATCTGTCTCAGCGGCAAGTTCTCTCTTGGCCTCCTTTCTA from Podospora pseudoanserina strain CBS 124.78 chromosome 2, whole genome shotgun sequence includes the following:
- the GYP7 gene encoding GTPase activating protein (COG:T; BUSCO:EOG09260N53; EggNog:ENOG503NW9F) produces the protein MTRVTKMTSPSFPNSQPPSADSHSTISISTSTSTSNISHSEIPPRPSSPSGSLYAMSDDEESDYNTITHTETGRGVKLLFSKSKVYVHPTPSAKDNIPGYIALLQQKASSGLTRPTSSSSKASIRSSDLLLAWVPESQLGDSASIYVKVDLCDGGSPPKQSYLVPPPPTVTTHRGSVGSYAFAIPVSAVYSLLVRPPSLGWWYGSVIINSRAGDSFPALFFHDNECQSTLLKRKQRARETFDPFGEGGEMFWGGDEVLRWLRRYVEIERSAAEPNVYLVEPSQEDLEGFGGKVTAGGRAGLAVGGGVPGPSSLRDRSKDGGMDPFTKFIKETGWNIMEKFSKVTTFTRQAAQDVLDNPRIPPQMRRLMKNPEVQTLQEEFDSARIYLARWAMGIAEQSERDRSQRIWTAREVMELEDTDVGEFELLDSTNSLTLEQMRKPVTLSEWRKLFDPRTGRLSVTVDEVKERVFHGGLNPDDGVRKEAWLFLLGVYDWYSTADERKAQAASLRDAYIKLKGSWWERQIDQGGEGEDGEWWREQRARIEKDVHRTDRNVPIFAGEDIPHPDPESPFAEVGTNVHMEQLKDMLLTYNEYNKDLGYVQGMSDLLAPIYAILQDDAMAFWGFKCFMDRMERNFLRDQSGMRAQLLALDHLVQFMDPKLYEHLRSADSTNFFFFFRMLLVWYKREFDWPDVLRLWEGLWTDYLSSSFHLFVALAILEKHRDVIMTHLKHFDEVLKYINELSGTMDLESTLIRAEALFKRFQRLVEAVDRKGHFPAPKRVPTQPAGDGTASGSNTAATPASPQSNTNANEQNSNSLNNNGKGREQVEKVISPELRKLLKREVEVLPRRDVATSSKNGGK
- a CDS encoding hypothetical protein (EggNog:ENOG503P1BU; COG:S), whose protein sequence is MASWYSSLLTNASTNITKLQRTYFAGESDGDTEDDTHVCRVLRNYYTEKGSPFPSWLPPDPKAPPPQQPVLAQQQQGRYGGFNNQAGPGGSQTRLNSLWDNNKGGQQQGQVASSRNPFAAGGQAVQQDNRPQVQSLRTGGSYQGGGRPDGMSPTGSAASGTSAQEKLKQRLWGGGARTTSPNAAGPFQPPAPQQQQQAPPPQQGRRGWGGAAAPEGGYSSRRDERPVMSANAPWADGGFDSPSGGGGGGGGGRSYGLPSGPRGGLPSGPRPR
- the mak16 gene encoding Protein MAK16 (BUSCO:EOG09264L3W; EggNog:ENOG503NVUZ; COG:A), whose amino-acid sequence is MSDEIVWQIINQQFCAFKLKTTKGQNFCRNEHSVSGLCNRQSCPLANSRYATIRSSPKGTIYLYIKTIERAHMPAKWWEKIKLSQNYATALQQIEDKLQYFPKFLQHKCKQRLTRLVQVATRMRKLAAEEARLGEQLVPKMAPKIKAREAARERKALAAAKLERTIERELLERLRQGAYGDQPLNCNATIWKKVLNALENEGEGTRDKDMDKGIEDDDESEKEMEEELEEEDEEEDGNVEYVSDFDESDEELADIEDWLGSEEDDDAEDDDDDEDDSEEDDEEEVKKKAGDKRKRGRAVKPSARKRKEIEVERETERSKLLAF